From a region of the Phragmites australis chromosome 21, lpPhrAust1.1, whole genome shotgun sequence genome:
- the LOC133903450 gene encoding remorin 1.4-like isoform X1, whose amino-acid sequence MFTTRSCVMDGDMKQLRVTFSGVGQEGQGGNETVTIPSQQSTSFRRGLMSNGEEHDAAYAATVAAVAYAIAALEEEKLASHEKPVSEKFVSENKPLADKLGSQKKPASIDERQTTPPLKSPTKRGESLKRPIEGSKISKWFSGKEPVDDDYDDEQGANVSVRRPLKPAQKKPQGITSDQSVVEKVADSAPSVKKDPSFARKPIEKKGSRRFEQDQMNQQVPPAAPTDKPMSSYSGRGSRVATSGTAISSEAEAMADAWEKEKLTKIKKQCNETMETIAEWETEKKAKARRQKELKNESDSERKRAKALEDYNKEMSRINKVAAASRLTVEEKRRNAERKVREKAERIRSTGKLPPTCGCF is encoded by the exons ATGTTCACAACTCGATCTTGCGTCATGGATGGCGACATGAAACAACTGAG GGTTACGTTTTCTGGGGTGGGCCAGGAAGGTCAAGGTGGCAACGAGACTGTAACAATACCATCTCAGCAAAGCACAAGTTTCCGTAGAG GGCTAATGAGTAATGGGGAGGAACACGACGCAGCGTATGCAGCCACGGTGGCAGCAGTGGCGTATGCGATTGCTGCACTAGAGGAGGAGAAATTGGCATCTCATGAGAAACCTGTTTCGGAGAAATTTGTATCCGAAAACAAGCCTCTTGCAGATAAGTTAGGGTCGCAAAAGAAGCCAGCGTCAATTGACGAGCGTCAGACCACACCACCTTTGAAATCACCAACCAAGAGAGGTGAAAGCCTGAAAAGGCCTATTGAAGGCAGCAAAATTTCTAAATGGTTTAGCGGTAAAGAGCCTGTAGATGATGATTATGATGATGAACAAGGAG CTAATGTGTCGGTGAGGAGGCCATTAAAACCGGCACAAAAAAAGCCACAGGGAATAACCTCAGATCAAAGCGTGGTAGAGAAGGTGGCCGATTCTGCCCCAAGCGTAAAGAAGGATCCGAGTTTTGCTCGAAAACCAATAGAAAAGAAAGGGAGCAGGAGGTTTGAGCAAGATCAGATGAATCAGCAGGTGCCACCTGCAGCCCCCACAGACAAACCAATGAGCTCATATTCCGGTAGAGGGAGTAGGGTTGCCACTTCGGGAACGGCTATTTCCAGTGAAGCGGAAGCGATGGCAGATGCTTGGGAGAAGGAAAAGCTGACGAAAATCAAGAAGCA GTGCAACGAGACGATGGAAACCATAGCTGAATGGGAGAccgagaagaaggccaaggccAGGCGCCAAAAGGAACTGAAAAATGAG AGTGACTCGGAGAGGAAGCGAGCGAAGGCGCTGGAGGACTACAACAAGGAGATGTCAAGGATCAACAAGGTGGCCGCCGCGTCAAGGTTGACGgtggaggagaagaggaggaacgCGGAGAGGAAGGTCAGGGAGAAGGCAGAGAGGATACGATCCACGGGGAAGCTTCCCCCGACGTGTGGCTGCTTCTGA
- the LOC133903450 gene encoding remorin 1.4-like isoform X2: protein MSNGEEHDAAYAATVAAVAYAIAALEEEKLASHEKPVSEKFVSENKPLADKLGSQKKPASIDERQTTPPLKSPTKRGESLKRPIEGSKISKWFSGKEPVDDDYDDEQGANVSVRRPLKPAQKKPQGITSDQSVVEKVADSAPSVKKDPSFARKPIEKKGSRRFEQDQMNQQVPPAAPTDKPMSSYSGRGSRVATSGTAISSEAEAMADAWEKEKLTKIKKQCNETMETIAEWETEKKAKARRQKELKNESDSERKRAKALEDYNKEMSRINKVAAASRLTVEEKRRNAERKVREKAERIRSTGKLPPTCGCF from the exons ATGAGTAATGGGGAGGAACACGACGCAGCGTATGCAGCCACGGTGGCAGCAGTGGCGTATGCGATTGCTGCACTAGAGGAGGAGAAATTGGCATCTCATGAGAAACCTGTTTCGGAGAAATTTGTATCCGAAAACAAGCCTCTTGCAGATAAGTTAGGGTCGCAAAAGAAGCCAGCGTCAATTGACGAGCGTCAGACCACACCACCTTTGAAATCACCAACCAAGAGAGGTGAAAGCCTGAAAAGGCCTATTGAAGGCAGCAAAATTTCTAAATGGTTTAGCGGTAAAGAGCCTGTAGATGATGATTATGATGATGAACAAGGAG CTAATGTGTCGGTGAGGAGGCCATTAAAACCGGCACAAAAAAAGCCACAGGGAATAACCTCAGATCAAAGCGTGGTAGAGAAGGTGGCCGATTCTGCCCCAAGCGTAAAGAAGGATCCGAGTTTTGCTCGAAAACCAATAGAAAAGAAAGGGAGCAGGAGGTTTGAGCAAGATCAGATGAATCAGCAGGTGCCACCTGCAGCCCCCACAGACAAACCAATGAGCTCATATTCCGGTAGAGGGAGTAGGGTTGCCACTTCGGGAACGGCTATTTCCAGTGAAGCGGAAGCGATGGCAGATGCTTGGGAGAAGGAAAAGCTGACGAAAATCAAGAAGCA GTGCAACGAGACGATGGAAACCATAGCTGAATGGGAGAccgagaagaaggccaaggccAGGCGCCAAAAGGAACTGAAAAATGAG AGTGACTCGGAGAGGAAGCGAGCGAAGGCGCTGGAGGACTACAACAAGGAGATGTCAAGGATCAACAAGGTGGCCGCCGCGTCAAGGTTGACGgtggaggagaagaggaggaacgCGGAGAGGAAGGTCAGGGAGAAGGCAGAGAGGATACGATCCACGGGGAAGCTTCCCCCGACGTGTGGCTGCTTCTGA